A single window of Toxoplasma gondii ME49 chromosome Ib, whole genome shotgun sequence DNA harbors:
- a CDS encoding hypothetical protein (encoded by transcript TGME49_209020), with protein MLKTAEIAWQPRVSPLRSHASFNSVSAASRSQASLPRQLTMGSTGRGSTRSLRFLSVSLCKQASPFCLSELAVGAPFLTAAPTHREAPLDITQRSLSRLSRGTAEGRRRGCVGARFPQTTPGESSAETSPPLLRGTFPSLEEPRGISSRRLLCGRLPSRPSPASASVSDEGGRSARFQRGDSRLFGAFKAPVSPGVSRGKGPNSSCFVVLDSGASWVRGSDVFTGPLGSTRSKHFARSSSKTNPLALSTPRKERSEKTSPKREQAGREKRPGLFDELLSTFESFRSRETQKMNSSASVLGVQSIHTRSDANAVLSRFQAAIQPGGWDTGIPLVPFLLLAPLASLLVYAFLWKSLWRPLKREEERTGRLALTRGEDGKKALHSPSPKPFSLSLVPLYASDLLSHLGPFLAKHVESRGVCKRALSELQDPLLAREAKGSALAALQTMLQYPSIARHLCSTKIGSRFSSPSSCPPASPHSPPGETDDETEGHRGKKTQDTGTELKQQRDKTPLEIVLSVFVGENLPEGIVKQSTEWLLELSCLCTILRHTPPEDREVPYDLLLRLVNANASLWAHEPSFEELRGRILLKLLENTSNALTVYDREAPQLQARSVESDSGHQTEKDELSVPEKVLSSDHGSSADLAERASAKNESSPEHASSSSAPSDASDVETQEEKKGTQDTPRLVLDLLLHPGPYTTPDSIFLQLWPVGQRIRAGEPEHALRRAVKLLRSFVEARDEARISERHASDELRENSVSLSSSASSFWSKLRGRESRKQAGEKDASGDYGAQDVSPLSAALLLCDTSLPSPRRSPPWRMKLLLRELETDLLCVLSVVFLGVFSRKSGGESLFGEVGKIALTGIRALRGLAILEAAYHLETNFIHSPAYYEATDSDMIKQSLGLVTFNGLLAAAVFRTHKYALLPFFLLRIRDMFAMDFRI; from the exons ATGTtgaagacagcagagatTGCGTGGCAGCCGCGGGTTTCTCCCCTTCGGTCGCACGCATCTTTTAACTCCGTTTCGGCCGCCTCTCGATCGCAAGCCTCCTTGCCGAGACAACTGACAATGGGATCGACAGGCCGTGGCAGCACGCGATCTCtgcggtttctctctgtctcgctttgtAAACAAGCTTCCCCTTTCTGCCTGTCAGAGCTAGCAGTCGGAGCTCCTTTCTTGACGGCCGCTCCAACCCACAGAGAGGCGCCTCTCGACATAACTCAGCGgagcctctctcgcctttcgcgAGGCACTgctgaaggaagaaggcgagggtgTGTCGGGGCTCGTTTCCCTCAGACAACACCCGGCGAGAGTTCAGCTGAAACTTCTCCACCGTTGCTTCGCGGGACGTTCCCCAGTCTCGAGGAACCGCGGGGAATCTCCTCCAGACGACTTCTGTGTGGCCGCCTTCCGTCACGCCCATCTCCGGCCTCTGCGTCGGTCTCTGACGAAGGCGGGAGGTCAGCGCGCTTCcaacgcggagacagccggCTCTTCGGAGCGTTCAAGGCGCCAGTGTCTCCTGGCGTCTCTCGAGGCAAAGGACCCAACTCGTCTTGCTTCGTCGTGCTGGACAGCGGCGCGAGCTGGGTCAGAGGGAGTGACGTTTTTACAGGGCCTCTCGGGTCTACTCGAAGCAAACACTTTGCTCGGTCTTCCTCAAAAACGAATCCGCTCGCGCTCTCGACACcgaggaaagagcgaagcgagaagaccaGCCCAAAACGTGAGCAGGCGGGCCGCGAGAAACGGCCCGGCCTCTTCGACGAACTCCTGTCCACTTTCGAGAGCTTCCGTTCtcgagaaacacaaaaaatgAATTCCTCCGCTTCTGTACTCGGCGTCCAAAGCATACATACAAGAAGCGACGCCAACGCTGTCCTCTCCAGGTTCCAAGCAGCCATTCAACCTG GAGGGTGGGACACGGGGATCCCCTTGGtcccgtttctcctcctggCGCCACTCGCCTCGTTGCTCGTCtacgcgtttctctggaagAGTCTCTGGCGAcctctgaagagagaagaagagcgcacTGGGCGTCTTGCCCTCACCCGAGGGGAAGACGGGAAGAAGGCCCTCCATTCCCCGTCTCCAAAGCCATTTTCTTTGAGTCTCGTCCCT CTGTACGCTTCGGATCTGCTGTCGCACTTGGGGCCGTTCCTGGCGAAGCACGTCGAGAGCCGCGGAGTTTGCAAGAGAGCGTTGAGCGAACTACAAGACCCGCTTCTGGCTCGTGAAGCGAAAGGCTCCGCTCTTGCAG CACTTCAAACGATGCTTCAGTATCCCTCGATTGCGAGGCACCTCTGCTCGACGAAAATCggttctcgtttctcttctccctcttcctgcCCTCCCGCCAGTCCTCATTCGCCCccaggggagacagacgacgagacagaagggcaccgagggaagaagacacaggacACAGGAACCGAGTTGAAGCAacaaagagacaagacacCTCTGGAAATCGTTCTGTCGGTTTTCGTGGGCGAAAATCTACCGGAGGGCATCGTCAAACAGTCGACGGAGTGGCTCCTGGAACTAAGCTGTCTCTGTACCATTCTGCGTCACACGCCTCCAGAG GACAGAGAAGTCCCGTACgaccttctccttcgcctcgtgAATGCAAATGCATCTCTGTGGGCTCATGAACCGAGTTTCGAGGAGCTGCGTGGGCGAATTCTTCTCAAGCTTCTGGAa AATACATCCAACGCTTTGACTGTGTACGACCGAGAAGCGCCACAGCTGCAAGCTCGGTCAGtcgagagcgacagcggccaccaaacagagaaggacgaactGTCAGTTCCGGAGAAAGTGCTTTCTTCCGACCACGGTTCTTCAGCAGACTTGGCTGAACGGGCCTCAGCGAAGAACGAATCGTCGCCAGAGCATGCATCGAGCTCGTCTGCTCCGTCAGATGCATCTGACGTGGAGActcaggaagagaaaaagggtaCTCAAGACACCCCCCGCCTCGTCCTGGACTTGCTTCTCCATCCCGGCCCCTACACCACGCCTGACTCCATTTTTCTTCAGCTCTGG CCTGTAGGCCAGCGAATTCGAGCGGGCGAGCCTGAGCATGCACTGCGCAGAGCTGTGAAGCTCCTCCGCTCCTTTGTCGAGGCTCGCGACGAGGCGAGAATTTCGGAGCGCCACGCTTCCGATGAATTGAGGGAGAACAGCGtctcgttgtcttcttcagcgtcgTCTTTCTGGAGCAAACTGAGAGGGAGAGAATCCAGGAAGcaggctggagagaaggacgcttCAGGCGACTACGGCGCCCAAGATGTTTCCCCGCTTTcagctgctcttcttctctgcgacaCTTCGTTGCcatctcctcgtcgctctcctccctgGCGCATGAAACTTCTCCTGAGAGAACTGGAAACTGACCTCTTGTGCGTCCTTTCCGTTGTGTTTCTGGGCGTCTTCAGCCGCAAAAGCGGCGGCGAAAGCCTCTTTGGCGAGGTTGGGAAG ATTGCCCTCACCGGCATTAGAGCACTTCGAGGTCTTGCGATACTCGAGGCGGCCTACCATCTGGAAACGAACTTCATCCACTCTCCAGCGTACTATGAAGCAACCGATTCCGATATG ATAAAGCAGAGCCTTGGCTTGGTGACATTTAACGGGCTTCTTGCAGCAGCGGTCTTCCGCACGCATAAATATG